The following proteins come from a genomic window of Bartonella apihabitans:
- a CDS encoding diacylglycerol kinase, with amino-acid sequence MERLFNAFLNSLHALRYLLSHEKAVIQEAIVFLVSLPIAFFITREWGSFLLLTGSIVFVIIVEVLNTAIEAACNAVTRDYREEIKIAKDAGSLAVLLSIILTICIWMAAIIQTLFFV; translated from the coding sequence ATGGAGAGACTATTCAACGCATTTTTGAATTCCCTTCATGCGCTCCGATATTTGCTATCCCACGAAAAAGCCGTTATTCAAGAGGCTATAGTTTTTTTAGTTTCTCTCCCCATAGCTTTTTTTATTACCAGAGAATGGGGGAGCTTTCTTCTACTTACAGGATCTATTGTTTTTGTTATTATCGTAGAGGTGCTGAACACAGCAATCGAAGCAGCGTGCAATGCCGTCACACGCGACTATCGCGAAGAAATTAAAATCGCTAAAGATGCTGGCTCGTTAGCAGTTTTGCTCTCTATTATCTTGACAATATGCATATGGATGGCAGCGATTATTCAAACCTTGTTTTTCGTTTAA
- a CDS encoding class II 3-deoxy-7-phosphoheptulonate synthase: protein MTKNWTPASWRSKPIKQVPTYPDPVALAHVESELRRYPPLVFAGEARNLKHELAHVAEGKAFLLQGGDCAESFAEHEADNIRDFFRVFLQMAIALTFGASKPVVKVGRIAGQFAKPRSSDTETKDGVTLPSYRGDIINGIEFNKESRTPDPQRMSEVYRQSAATLNLLRAFAQGGYANLDNVHKWMLGFIANSPQGERYSKLAQRISETMDFMRAIGITPKTNPSLRETSFYTSHEGLLLGYEEALTRVDSTSGDWYATSGHMLWIGDRTRQFDHAHVEYCRGIKNPIGLKCGPSLDPDDLIRLIDILNPENEPGRLTLIARFGYDKVEAHLPQLIRAVEREGKKVVWSCDPMHGNTITANGYKTRPFERILKEVENFFAVHHAEGTYPGGIHIEMTGRDVTECTGGAHAISADHLSDRYHTHCDPRLNADQALELAFLVAELLKKQRDAETVKTSA, encoded by the coding sequence ATGACTAAAAATTGGACGCCTGCATCTTGGAGATCAAAACCGATCAAGCAGGTACCGACCTATCCTGACCCTGTAGCATTGGCTCATGTTGAAAGCGAGTTGCGTCGTTATCCTCCTTTAGTTTTTGCGGGTGAAGCACGTAATTTGAAACACGAGCTGGCCCATGTTGCCGAAGGTAAGGCATTTCTTTTACAAGGTGGCGATTGCGCGGAAAGTTTTGCAGAACATGAAGCAGATAACATCCGTGATTTTTTCCGGGTGTTTTTGCAAATGGCTATTGCGCTGACTTTCGGGGCATCAAAGCCGGTTGTCAAGGTTGGCCGTATTGCCGGTCAATTTGCAAAGCCGAGATCTTCTGATACCGAAACCAAAGATGGTGTCACTTTACCATCCTATCGTGGCGATATCATTAATGGCATAGAGTTTAACAAAGAATCCCGTACTCCTGATCCGCAACGTATGTCGGAGGTTTACCGGCAGTCTGCCGCAACATTGAATTTGCTGCGTGCTTTTGCTCAAGGCGGTTATGCCAATCTTGATAATGTCCATAAATGGATGCTGGGTTTTATAGCAAATAGCCCGCAAGGTGAACGTTATAGCAAGCTGGCACAACGGATTTCGGAAACGATGGATTTTATGCGGGCAATCGGAATTACGCCGAAAACCAATCCGTCGCTTCGGGAAACGTCATTTTATACCAGTCATGAAGGGCTTCTTCTTGGTTATGAAGAAGCATTGACCCGTGTGGATTCAACTTCAGGTGATTGGTATGCAACATCGGGCCATATGCTTTGGATCGGTGACCGTACCCGCCAGTTCGATCATGCCCATGTCGAATATTGCCGGGGCATTAAAAACCCGATCGGTCTCAAATGCGGACCATCACTTGATCCGGACGACCTGATAAGGCTCATTGATATCCTCAATCCGGAAAACGAGCCGGGTAGACTTACTCTGATAGCACGGTTTGGATATGATAAAGTTGAAGCCCATTTGCCGCAACTTATTCGCGCCGTTGAGCGCGAAGGCAAGAAGGTTGTGTGGTCTTGCGATCCGATGCATGGAAACACGATAACTGCAAACGGCTATAAAACTCGTCCTTTCGAGCGTATCCTGAAAGAGGTGGAGAATTTCTTTGCAGTTCATCACGCGGAAGGAACCTATCCCGGTGGTATTCACATCGAAATGACCGGTCGCGATGTAACAGAATGTACCGGCGGTGCACACGCTATTTCGGCAGATCACCTCTCTGATCGTTATCACACACATTGTGATCCGAGACTTAATGCAGATCAGGCACTGGAATTGGCATTTCTTGTTGCAGAATTATTGAAAAAACAACGTGATGCCGAGACAGTAAAGACTTCGGCTTGA
- the bfr gene encoding bacterioferritin has product MKGHEKVIEQLNHALFLELGAVNQYWIHYRLTEDWGYTKLANKEREESIEEMGHVDKLVKRIVFLEGHPNLQTLAPLRIGQNIKEVLECDLAGEYEAREAYRVARELCAELSDHISKKVFDELLEDEEGHIDFLETQLALLNKIGEEKYGQLNAGSAEHAEAKE; this is encoded by the coding sequence ATGAAAGGTCACGAAAAGGTCATAGAGCAGCTTAATCATGCGCTCTTTTTGGAACTCGGTGCAGTCAACCAATACTGGATCCACTACCGTTTAACCGAAGATTGGGGTTACACAAAACTTGCCAATAAGGAACGTGAAGAGTCTATTGAAGAAATGGGCCACGTTGACAAGCTGGTAAAGCGCATTGTTTTCCTCGAAGGTCATCCAAATCTTCAAACTCTTGCACCATTGCGTATCGGACAGAACATAAAAGAAGTTCTCGAATGCGACTTGGCTGGTGAATATGAAGCAAGAGAAGCTTATCGCGTTGCACGTGAACTATGCGCCGAACTTTCAGACCACATTTCGAAAAAAGTGTTTGACGAATTGTTGGAAGATGAAGAAGGACATATAGACTTTCTCGAGACACAGCTCGCTCTTCTCAACAAGATTGGTGAAGAGAAATATGGTCAGCTCAATGCCGGTTCGGCCGAACACGCTGAAGCAAAAGAGTAA
- a CDS encoding NAD+ synthase, protein MTKKLIENDLTLAIAQFNPVVGDIEGNLKLALDAHRQASDAGADLLLFTELFISGYPPEDLVLKPSFNEACEKAITELATVTSNGAGIIVGVPLRRKGHVYNSALLLDEGKVIAECRKFDLPNYSEFDEKRVFSPVSRPKPVNFRGIKIGLPICEDIWNDDEVAARLAAEGAEIILVPNGSPYSREKPELRYEVVKKQVLKSSLPIVYANQIGGQDELVFDGASFALNANGSTAFQMKHFESDLAFSHWQKQNGKWFCLSGSQEKLLHDLAADYQACLLGFGDYVNKNKFKSVVLGLSGGINSALSAAIATDALGAERVHAIMLPYRYTSSESITDAEECAKMLGCRYDTVPIAKPVEAFEDILTPLFQGRKPDITEENLQSRTRGTVLMAISNKFGSMVVTTGNKSEISVGYATLYGDMNGGFNPIKDIYKMQVYALSNWRNSHFPINGLGPKAAVIPQNIIEKAPTAELRENQKDEDSLPPYPVLDDILRCLVDDEMGISEIVQRGHSRDIVEKVEHLLYISEYKRRQSAPGVKISHKNFGRDRRYPITNRFRDKN, encoded by the coding sequence ATGACCAAAAAGTTGATAGAAAATGACCTCACGCTCGCAATTGCACAATTTAACCCTGTTGTCGGTGACATTGAAGGCAATTTGAAACTTGCACTTGACGCCCACAGACAAGCAAGCGATGCGGGTGCCGATCTTTTACTTTTTACCGAACTGTTTATTAGTGGTTATCCGCCTGAAGATCTGGTTTTAAAGCCGTCTTTCAATGAAGCATGTGAAAAAGCAATAACCGAGCTTGCAACTGTAACAAGCAATGGTGCAGGGATCATTGTTGGCGTTCCTCTCCGGCGAAAAGGCCATGTTTATAATTCTGCACTCCTTCTTGATGAGGGAAAGGTCATTGCAGAATGTCGTAAATTCGACCTCCCGAATTATAGCGAGTTTGACGAGAAACGTGTTTTTTCTCCGGTTAGTCGTCCGAAGCCGGTCAATTTCCGCGGAATAAAGATAGGTTTACCGATCTGCGAAGATATTTGGAACGATGATGAAGTGGCAGCGCGTCTTGCTGCGGAAGGTGCCGAAATTATTCTCGTACCGAATGGTTCTCCATATAGTCGCGAAAAACCGGAGTTGAGATACGAAGTTGTCAAAAAACAGGTGTTGAAGTCTTCTCTGCCGATCGTTTATGCCAACCAGATAGGTGGTCAGGATGAACTCGTTTTTGACGGTGCTTCTTTTGCACTCAATGCAAATGGCTCGACTGCTTTTCAAATGAAACATTTTGAAAGTGATTTGGCATTTAGCCATTGGCAAAAACAGAATGGAAAATGGTTTTGCCTTTCAGGTTCACAAGAAAAATTGCTTCATGATCTGGCTGCCGATTATCAGGCATGCCTCTTGGGATTTGGTGACTATGTCAATAAAAACAAATTCAAAAGCGTCGTGTTGGGGCTTTCGGGCGGCATAAATTCGGCTCTTTCGGCAGCTATTGCAACAGATGCTTTAGGAGCAGAGCGTGTTCATGCAATTATGCTTCCCTATCGCTATACTTCTTCAGAATCGATAACGGATGCCGAGGAATGCGCCAAAATGTTGGGCTGTCGTTATGATACCGTTCCAATTGCGAAACCGGTCGAGGCATTTGAAGATATTTTGACACCACTTTTTCAGGGGCGCAAACCGGATATTACCGAAGAAAATTTGCAAAGCCGTACGCGTGGCACGGTTTTAATGGCTATATCCAACAAATTTGGCTCAATGGTGGTCACAACCGGTAACAAATCTGAAATTTCTGTCGGATATGCCACTCTTTACGGCGATATGAACGGCGGTTTCAATCCGATCAAAGATATTTATAAAATGCAGGTTTATGCGCTATCCAACTGGCGTAACAGCCATTTTCCAATAAATGGCTTAGGGCCTAAAGCAGCAGTCATACCCCAGAATATTATTGAAAAGGCTCCGACTGCCGAGCTCCGCGAGAACCAGAAGGATGAAGATTCGCTTCCGCCTTATCCTGTATTGGACGATATTCTGCGTTGTCTCGTCGATGATGAAATGGGTATTTCGGAAATCGTTCAACGAGGTCATTCACGTGACATAGTCGAAAAAGTCGAGCATTTGTTATACATATCCGAATACAAAAGACGCCAATCGGCTCCCGGTGTTAAAATCAGTCACAAGAATTT
- the rpiA gene encoding ribose-5-phosphate isomerase RpiA: protein MDSLQLKKAAAAKAVEFVEDGMKLGIGTGSTANEFIRLLALRVKEGLKVTGVATSERSEQLCRELGIPVASLDEMPSLDLDIDGADEIGPKMALVKGGGGALLREKIVAFASARMLVIADHSKLVKTLGAFPLPIEVNPFGLEATKLAIVDVAKSLGLSGNISLRTKNNKTFVTDGGHFILDASFSRISDPESLSNALFSIPGVVEHGLFLNLAKKSVVAMANGEIKVLEESDF, encoded by the coding sequence ATGGATTCTCTGCAATTAAAGAAAGCCGCAGCTGCAAAGGCCGTAGAATTTGTCGAAGACGGAATGAAATTGGGAATTGGTACCGGTTCGACGGCTAATGAATTTATTCGTTTATTGGCTCTCAGAGTAAAAGAAGGTTTGAAAGTAACGGGTGTTGCGACATCGGAACGCTCCGAACAATTGTGTCGTGAGCTGGGAATACCGGTTGCTAGCCTTGATGAAATGCCCAGTCTCGACCTTGATATTGACGGTGCCGATGAAATCGGACCGAAGATGGCGCTTGTCAAAGGTGGAGGAGGGGCTCTGTTGCGCGAAAAAATTGTCGCTTTCGCATCCGCCCGGATGTTGGTCATTGCCGATCATTCAAAACTTGTAAAAACACTCGGGGCATTTCCATTACCGATTGAAGTCAATCCATTCGGTTTGGAAGCAACAAAACTGGCCATTGTCGACGTTGCAAAAAGCCTTGGTCTTTCCGGCAATATTTCTTTGCGCACCAAAAACAACAAAACTTTTGTTACTGATGGTGGACATTTTATTCTTGATGCATCATTTAGCCGTATTTCTGATCCAGAGAGTTTGTCGAATGCGCTTTTCTCTATTCCCGGCGTTGTCGAGCACGGATTATTTTTGAATTTGGCCAAGAAATCGGTGGTCGCAATGGCTAATGGTGAAATAAAAGTTTTGGAAGAGTCGGATTTTTAG
- a CDS encoding DUF2059 domain-containing protein: MNTAFSIRRLAATLGTVAIVSIGINFAHADDISEAHLQSAQKAIAAIHATDQFDEFLPSTARDLKDELMRKDPNLSNIISDTVDEQAMALVKRRADLEKEAARAYAKHFSQEELDQITAFYTSDTGKKLLTEGPVAVKDILSAYDVWRQGVAQDLAANVGKAMAQKIGTQKRAAPAAPTAPSTAKPKAPVPAQ; encoded by the coding sequence ATGAATACGGCATTTTCCATTCGCCGCCTTGCTGCAACGCTGGGAACGGTTGCCATTGTTAGTATCGGAATCAATTTTGCCCATGCTGACGATATTAGCGAAGCCCACTTGCAATCAGCACAAAAAGCAATCGCAGCAATCCATGCAACAGACCAATTTGATGAATTTCTGCCAAGCACCGCTCGTGATCTGAAAGACGAGCTCATGCGCAAAGACCCTAATCTTTCGAATATCATTTCCGATACGGTCGACGAGCAGGCAATGGCGTTGGTCAAACGTCGTGCCGATCTAGAAAAGGAAGCTGCACGTGCTTATGCCAAGCATTTCTCACAAGAGGAACTTGACCAAATTACAGCTTTCTACACGTCTGATACCGGCAAGAAATTGCTCACAGAAGGACCGGTTGCTGTCAAGGATATTCTTTCGGCCTATGACGTATGGCGTCAAGGGGTTGCTCAAGATTTAGCGGCAAATGTCGGTAAAGCAATGGCTCAAAAGATTGGGACACAAAAACGTGCCGCTCCTGCTGCGCCGACAGCGCCCTCGACAGCCAAGCCAAAAGCTCCGGTGCCAGCGCAATAA
- a CDS encoding (2Fe-2S)-binding protein encodes MIVCSCNVITQSEIEDVINSLLEEDCWQLIVPGKIYKVMAKRGKCCCCFPNILETIIRVSENFHRLHNRDEAEIISYLDRVRALRLKYRRIGQHERSRKGHRAA; translated from the coding sequence ATGATTGTTTGTTCGTGTAACGTAATAACTCAATCAGAGATCGAAGATGTGATCAATTCTCTGTTGGAAGAGGATTGTTGGCAATTGATTGTTCCCGGAAAAATTTATAAAGTAATGGCGAAGCGCGGCAAGTGTTGCTGTTGCTTTCCGAATATACTTGAAACAATTATTCGAGTATCGGAAAATTTTCATCGCCTACATAATCGGGACGAGGCTGAAATTATCTCCTATCTTGATCGTGTGCGCGCATTACGATTGAAATATAGGAGAATAGGCCAACATGAAAGGTCACGAAAAGGTCATAGAGCAGCTTAA
- the gor gene encoding glutathione-disulfide reductase: MSSYDFDLFVIGGGSGGVRAARLAGALGKKVALAEEYRMGGTCVIRGCVPKKLFVYASQYSQEFKDSHGFGWTVNGSSFDWKKLVAAKNNEISRLEGLYRKGLDNNHVKIFESRVVFVDAHTLKIEKTGEEVSAEKILIATGGHVSRHPEIIGHELCISSNEAFNLEQLPESIVIAGGGYIAVEFANIFHGLGVKTTLVYRGDLVLRKFNSDLRQLLNDAMQEKGIRIVYNATINKVEKEAKNFKVELSNGETLTVGKVMLALGRSPNTEGLNLDKAGVKCNSHNAVIVDEYMKTTADNIWAVGDVTDRIQLTPVAIHEAMCFIETAFKNNPVAPDHELIATAVFSQPEIGTVGMTEEEAVQKFNRVEIYRALFRPMRNTLSGNTEKMLTKLVVDGTSRVVVGAHILGHDAAEMAQLLGVSLKGNLTKDVFDRTMALHPTASEELVTMYKPTYVYENGKKLD, encoded by the coding sequence GTGTCATCTTATGATTTTGATTTATTTGTAATAGGTGGTGGCTCGGGTGGCGTGCGCGCAGCACGTTTGGCCGGTGCACTCGGCAAAAAAGTTGCTTTAGCGGAAGAATATCGGATGGGTGGCACTTGCGTTATTCGTGGATGTGTGCCGAAGAAACTTTTTGTCTATGCCTCGCAATATTCCCAGGAATTCAAAGATAGTCACGGGTTTGGCTGGACGGTGAATGGTTCTAGTTTTGACTGGAAAAAACTTGTCGCGGCCAAAAACAATGAAATTTCACGGCTCGAAGGGCTTTATCGTAAAGGACTTGATAATAATCATGTCAAGATATTCGAAAGCCGCGTTGTTTTTGTTGATGCACATACCTTGAAGATAGAGAAAACGGGAGAAGAAGTTAGCGCCGAGAAAATCCTCATTGCCACAGGCGGACATGTTTCCCGGCATCCCGAAATTATCGGTCATGAATTGTGTATCAGTTCTAATGAAGCTTTCAACCTCGAACAATTACCGGAATCAATTGTGATTGCCGGAGGCGGTTACATCGCCGTAGAATTTGCAAATATCTTCCACGGATTAGGTGTGAAAACAACGCTCGTTTACAGAGGTGATCTTGTTTTGCGCAAATTCAATTCCGATTTGCGGCAATTGTTAAACGATGCAATGCAGGAAAAAGGCATCCGCATTGTTTATAATGCAACGATCAACAAAGTCGAAAAAGAAGCGAAAAACTTTAAAGTCGAGCTCTCGAACGGCGAAACACTGACCGTGGGAAAAGTAATGCTGGCACTGGGGCGCTCGCCCAATACGGAAGGCTTGAACCTCGATAAAGCCGGCGTAAAATGCAATTCTCATAATGCAGTTATTGTTGATGAATACATGAAAACGACGGCTGATAATATATGGGCTGTCGGTGACGTGACTGACCGGATACAACTGACACCGGTCGCAATTCATGAGGCTATGTGCTTTATTGAAACCGCTTTCAAAAATAATCCGGTCGCTCCCGATCATGAATTGATTGCGACGGCTGTGTTTTCGCAGCCTGAAATCGGTACAGTCGGAATGACAGAGGAAGAAGCTGTACAAAAGTTCAATCGTGTCGAGATCTATCGGGCGCTTTTCCGCCCTATGCGGAATACGCTATCGGGAAATACTGAAAAAATGCTCACCAAACTTGTTGTTGATGGCACGTCACGGGTTGTTGTGGGTGCCCATATATTGGGACACGATGCCGCCGAGATGGCACAACTGCTTGGTGTTTCTCTCAAAGGCAATTTAACAAAAGATGTGTTTGATAGAACTATGGCACTTCATCCGACAGCTTCGGAAGAGTTGGTCACAATGTATAAGCCGACATATGTTTATGAAAACGGTAAAAAACTGGATTGA